One stretch of Desulfatibacillum aliphaticivorans DSM 15576 DNA includes these proteins:
- a CDS encoding flavin reductase family protein produces the protein MKKSFGPQTYLPATPVLLVGTYDKEGKPNLMTAAWGGICCSNPVCMTVSLRKATYSYSGIVERKAFTLGVPSQSQVKEADYMGIVSGAKVDKFAEAGFHAVKGDFVDAPYAEEIPFVVECELVQSMELGLHTMFVGKVMDVKADESVLAEDGLPDVSLIKPIVYDPMHKIYSGLGESLGKGFSVGRK, from the coding sequence ATGAAAAAATCGTTCGGACCGCAAACCTACCTCCCCGCAACGCCCGTGCTCCTGGTGGGAACCTACGACAAAGAGGGAAAGCCCAATCTGATGACCGCCGCCTGGGGCGGCATCTGCTGCTCCAATCCTGTGTGCATGACTGTGTCCCTGCGTAAAGCGACTTATTCCTATTCAGGGATAGTGGAGCGCAAGGCCTTTACGCTTGGAGTTCCCTCACAGTCGCAGGTCAAGGAAGCAGACTATATGGGCATCGTGAGCGGCGCCAAGGTGGACAAGTTCGCGGAGGCGGGCTTTCATGCAGTAAAGGGCGATTTTGTGGACGCCCCATACGCCGAAGAAATCCCCTTCGTTGTGGAGTGCGAGCTGGTGCAAAGCATGGAATTGGGCTTGCACACCATGTTTGTGGGCAAGGTCATGGATGTGAAGGCGGATGAGTCCGTACTGGCGGAGGACGGCCTGCCGGACGTCTCCCTGATCAAGCCCATTGTCTACGATCCCATGCACAAAATATACAGCGGCTTGGGCGAGTCCCTGGGCAAGGGCTTTTCCGTGGGCAGGAAGTAG
- a CDS encoding NUDIX hydrolase, producing MTPYRRTIEKVTDALAGAPLDYEEEKAFVGSQKKKGISWQEAGVLVLMAEGKNGLSFILNKRSQEVSQPGDLCFPGGHPLPIADRFMANWIIPYVLPMRKSQGYAAARQRRPKTFETISFYLANALRECWEEMRVGPRKIDFLGALPCYRLVGRRKIVYPMVGRLTKPVKFKISYEIEKNVCLPLEDLWDPDNYGLYSLKLTGKYRELAGTDVWNLPCFAVAGKDGSRDILWGATFMILMNLLKTVFGFTPPMDGPVRAKADLYPAAT from the coding sequence GTGACGCCATATAGAAGGACCATAGAAAAAGTGACGGACGCCCTGGCCGGCGCCCCTCTTGATTATGAAGAGGAAAAGGCCTTTGTGGGCAGCCAGAAGAAAAAAGGGATATCCTGGCAGGAGGCGGGCGTGCTCGTCCTGATGGCCGAAGGGAAAAACGGCCTGTCATTTATTCTGAATAAAAGGTCCCAGGAGGTCTCGCAGCCGGGAGATCTATGCTTTCCCGGCGGACATCCCCTGCCTATTGCGGATCGTTTCATGGCGAACTGGATCATCCCTTACGTCCTGCCCATGCGGAAGAGCCAAGGGTATGCAGCCGCCAGACAACGGAGGCCGAAAACCTTTGAGACTATCTCGTTTTACCTTGCCAACGCCCTGAGGGAGTGCTGGGAGGAAATGCGGGTGGGGCCGCGAAAAATTGATTTTTTGGGAGCTTTGCCGTGTTATAGGCTTGTGGGCAGACGCAAGATCGTATATCCCATGGTTGGGCGTCTGACCAAGCCTGTCAAATTCAAAATAAGCTATGAAATTGAAAAAAACGTCTGCCTGCCGTTGGAGGACTTGTGGGATCCCGACAATTACGGGTTGTACTCCCTCAAGCTCACCGGAAAATACCGGGAACTGGCGGGAACGGACGTCTGGAACCTCCCCTGCTTCGCCGTGGCCGGAAAGGACGGCTCGCGCGATATTCTTTGGGGGGCCACCTTTATGATTCTTATGAACCTTTTAAAGACGGTGTTTGGATTTACCCCCCCCATGGACGGGCCTGTACGAGCGAAGGCGGATTTGTATCCGGCCGCGACCTAA
- a CDS encoding MogA/MoaB family molybdenum cofactor biosynthesis protein has product MGVREHKSQAPVSVNAAVITVSTSRSLEQDKSGHWIAEQLREQGHKVIEHFVTPDSAPEIQSAVKRLVQSGEVSVVLINGGTGVTPSDVTVEAVRPLFDKELTAYGVLFAQLSFEEIGSAAMLSRAAAGVVGKTAVFCMPGSLGACKLACTSLIFPELGHLIKHIAKDS; this is encoded by the coding sequence ATGGGAGTCCGTGAACATAAAAGCCAGGCCCCTGTTTCCGTAAACGCGGCCGTTATTACTGTGTCCACCAGCCGAAGCCTGGAACAGGACAAAAGCGGCCATTGGATAGCGGAGCAGTTGAGGGAACAGGGGCATAAAGTGATCGAGCACTTTGTGACGCCCGATTCGGCGCCGGAAATCCAAAGCGCCGTGAAAAGGCTGGTCCAATCCGGGGAGGTCTCCGTGGTGCTCATCAACGGCGGCACCGGAGTCACCCCGTCGGACGTGACCGTAGAGGCGGTGCGCCCCCTGTTTGACAAGGAACTCACCGCCTACGGCGTGCTTTTCGCCCAGTTAAGCTTCGAAGAAATCGGCTCCGCCGCCATGCTGTCCAGGGCGGCCGCCGGGGTCGTGGGAAAAACCGCCGTCTTTTGCATGCCGGGCAGCCTGGGCGCCTGCAAGCTGGCCTGCACATCCCTCATCTTTCCCGAACTGGGCCACCTCATCAAACACATCGCCAAGGATTCCTGA
- a CDS encoding TIGR03943 family putative permease subunit has translation MRSTIHILEKWFAVRLLPWVLIAWVLAYGWLLEQDRYLAFLQPRFAGLMYMGLIIAGLFALAAVSAGRGKHARGSSHIQWIRAGFLLLPILFIIGAHNTGLGGFALSKRALGTSVPGKSLKQKIERDDPSLWTMAIKDLPPVKKEEKPVLLSKLLRNWEDYEGGEVLTEGMYYAPEDAPEGLGMVFRFYITCCAADAVPVGVFVKGKSLESLKNDQWVRVRGVCSKEDVMGRKLPTLTLEEAQILPAPDVSEQYLYF, from the coding sequence ATGAGGTCCACCATCCATATCCTGGAAAAATGGTTTGCGGTACGATTGTTGCCCTGGGTGCTTATCGCCTGGGTGCTTGCCTACGGATGGCTGCTTGAGCAGGACCGGTATCTGGCTTTTTTACAGCCCAGGTTTGCGGGCCTGATGTACATGGGGCTGATAATCGCGGGGTTATTCGCCCTGGCCGCGGTTTCCGCCGGGCGTGGAAAACACGCCCGCGGCTCCTCGCATATACAATGGATTCGGGCGGGATTCCTGCTGCTGCCCATTTTGTTCATCATCGGTGCCCATAATACGGGTTTAGGCGGCTTCGCCCTTTCCAAAAGGGCTTTGGGAACCTCCGTGCCAGGCAAGTCTTTGAAGCAAAAGATCGAGCGGGACGATCCCAGCTTATGGACCATGGCCATCAAGGACCTGCCGCCGGTGAAGAAAGAGGAGAAGCCGGTGCTCCTAAGCAAGCTGCTCCGCAACTGGGAGGATTATGAGGGCGGGGAAGTGTTGACCGAAGGCATGTACTACGCTCCGGAGGACGCGCCCGAAGGCCTGGGCATGGTCTTCCGTTTTTATATAACATGCTGTGCGGCCGACGCGGTTCCGGTTGGAGTCTTTGTAAAGGGAAAAAGCCTGGAATCCCTGAAAAACGACCAATGGGTGCGGGTGCGAGGCGTGTGCAGCAAGGAGGACGTGATGGGCCGGAAGCTGCCGACCCTGACCCTGGAGGAGGCGCAAATCCTCCCCGCCCCGGACGTGAGCGAGCAATATCTGTATTTTTAA
- a CDS encoding ATP-grasp domain-containing protein — MIVSLHPHFKGDFGLTLSVKSLSEYQTAGILKNAAAIIVPQSVNQEQYAICRSFTDCIFPNYSNRFGFEGKVGNSLLLNKFGLPHPKTLLFESADDWRRKFPDPDRPPLPRPFVLKNNQGGCGFGIFLITSQDELDTALDFFQKQGGGFVAQEFVDHGGKDLRVVLIGDMVKTYWRCQKTPGEFRNNVGKGALIDREGDPELTAEGVECVKGFKDRTGVNLAAVDVLFDQNKKKPLISEINFVFGRKGVGGVTAFRSMFNAAAVQWLKGKGLRLFH; from the coding sequence ATGATCGTTTCGCTGCATCCGCATTTCAAAGGGGACTTCGGCCTGACCTTGTCGGTCAAAAGCCTGTCTGAGTATCAGACCGCGGGCATTTTGAAAAACGCCGCGGCCATTATAGTGCCTCAAAGCGTCAATCAGGAGCAGTACGCCATCTGCCGGAGTTTTACGGATTGCATTTTCCCCAACTATTCCAATCGATTCGGTTTTGAAGGCAAGGTCGGCAATTCTCTTTTATTGAATAAATTCGGCCTGCCGCACCCCAAAACCTTATTGTTCGAGTCCGCGGACGACTGGCGGAGGAAATTTCCGGATCCTGACCGCCCTCCCCTGCCCCGCCCTTTTGTCCTGAAAAATAACCAGGGCGGATGCGGATTCGGCATTTTTCTGATAACAAGCCAAGATGAACTTGATACGGCTTTGGATTTTTTTCAAAAGCAGGGAGGCGGTTTCGTTGCTCAGGAATTTGTGGATCATGGCGGAAAAGACCTGCGCGTGGTCCTGATAGGCGACATGGTTAAAACATACTGGCGCTGCCAAAAGACGCCCGGAGAATTTAGAAACAACGTGGGCAAAGGCGCATTGATCGACCGGGAAGGCGATCCGGAGCTGACCGCCGAAGGGGTGGAATGCGTCAAAGGTTTCAAGGACAGAACGGGAGTCAACCTGGCGGCTGTGGACGTATTGTTCGATCAAAACAAAAAAAAGCCGCTCATTAGTGAAATAAATTTTGTTTTCGGCCGAAAAGGAGTAGGAGGCGTAACGGCCTTCCGCAGTATGTTTAACGCGGCCGCCGTGCAATGGCTAAAAGGCAAGGGCCTTCGCCTTTTTCATTGA
- the prfB gene encoding peptide chain release factor 2 (programmed frameshift), with the protein MSSELKQLIKDLQEKLVQLKEYLDLESKKQRLAEIESIMAQDGFWDSPDKNTAILKERTSITSLVEGWEKLAEELSEAEVLLELGVEEEDGQTIEEARQHLVKIEKGIDKLSLSRMLDGEDDARNAIVAINAGAGGTDAQDWAEMLLRMYLRWVEQKGFSYSIIDYQPGDEAGVKGVTFTVTGDYAYGYLKTEEGVHRLVRISPFNSNGKRQTSFASVAVYPEIDQEIVVDVNEKDLRIDVFRASGAGGQHVNKTSSAVRILHIPTGIVVQCQQEKSQHRNRDLAMKVLKARLYQVEQEQQQKQMQDNYEAKEEIGFGNQIRSYVLHPYQMVKDHRINMDVGNVNAVLDGDIDPFIEAVLLSGHK; encoded by the exons ATGAGCAGCGAGTTGAAACAATTAATCAAAGATCTCCAGGAAAAATTAGTTCAATTGAAGGAGTATCTT GACTTAGAAAGTAAAAAGCAAAGATTAGCCGAAATTGAGTCCATCATGGCCCAGGATGGGTTCTGGGACTCGCCTGATAAAAATACAGCCATATTAAAGGAACGCACAAGCATTACCTCTCTGGTGGAAGGCTGGGAGAAGCTCGCAGAAGAGTTGTCCGAAGCAGAGGTCCTTCTGGAATTGGGCGTGGAGGAAGAGGACGGCCAAACCATTGAAGAGGCCCGCCAACACCTTGTCAAAATTGAAAAAGGCATAGACAAGCTGTCCCTCAGCCGCATGCTGGACGGCGAAGACGACGCCCGCAACGCCATTGTGGCCATCAATGCCGGCGCAGGCGGAACCGACGCCCAGGACTGGGCGGAAATGCTTTTGCGCATGTATCTCCGGTGGGTGGAGCAAAAGGGCTTCTCGTACTCCATCATAGATTATCAGCCGGGCGACGAAGCCGGGGTCAAAGGCGTCACCTTTACCGTAACCGGCGACTATGCCTACGGATATCTGAAGACCGAAGAAGGCGTCCATCGCCTTGTCCGCATTTCTCCCTTCAACTCCAACGGCAAGCGCCAGACCTCCTTTGCATCCGTCGCGGTCTACCCTGAAATAGACCAGGAAATCGTGGTGGACGTGAACGAAAAGGATCTGCGAATTGACGTGTTCCGGGCCAGCGGCGCGGGCGGCCAGCATGTAAACAAGACCAGTTCCGCCGTGCGGATTCTGCACATCCCCACAGGCATTGTCGTCCAATGCCAGCAGGAAAAGTCCCAGCACAGAAATCGCGACCTTGCCATGAAAGTCCTGAAAGCCAGGCTGTACCAGGTGGAGCAGGAACAACAGCAAAAGCAAATGCAGGACAATTATGAGGCCAAGGAGGAAATCGGCTTCGGCAACCAGATCCGGTCTTACGTCCTACATCCCTATCAGATGGTGAAGGACCACCGGATCAACATGGACGTGGGCAATGTGAACGCCGTGCTTGACGGAGATATCGACCCCTTTATCGAAGCTGTGCTCCTTTCCGGGCATAAATAA
- a CDS encoding metal ABC transporter solute-binding protein, Zn/Mn family, which produces MKILFRMLVFFCVLELWAPGAFAGDAPMPVYVSISPQAFFVGQIGGDRVSVDVLIPPGKSPAVYSPTPAQMSGLAKAKVFFRIGVPFENALMPKIKTAAPNTLVVDTRQGIRLRTMSGHHHHEGEEEHHDMEEHGDEGEEHRHDADEHDGDHHGESLDDHARGKDPHIWLDPNLVKIQAKTICHALIDLDPEGKAFYEANLESFLKGLDGLDREISQALKPVKGSTVFVFHPAYGYLCDAYGLKQLAVELEGKTPKGRELAQFIAKAKKDNVRVIFVQPQFDKNAAENIARSINGAVLALNPLARDYFTNMKSMATAISQALSQ; this is translated from the coding sequence ATGAAAATATTATTTCGTATGCTAGTGTTTTTTTGCGTCCTGGAGCTATGGGCGCCGGGAGCCTTTGCGGGCGACGCCCCCATGCCGGTTTATGTCAGCATTTCGCCCCAGGCTTTTTTTGTGGGGCAGATTGGCGGCGACAGGGTGAGCGTCGACGTCTTGATCCCCCCGGGCAAAAGCCCCGCCGTGTATTCCCCCACCCCGGCCCAGATGTCGGGCCTTGCCAAGGCCAAGGTGTTTTTCCGCATCGGCGTGCCCTTTGAAAACGCGCTCATGCCCAAGATTAAAACCGCTGCGCCCAACACCCTGGTTGTGGACACCCGTCAGGGAATTCGCCTGCGCACCATGTCCGGCCATCACCACCATGAGGGCGAGGAGGAACACCACGACATGGAGGAGCACGGGGACGAGGGCGAAGAGCATCGTCACGACGCAGATGAGCATGACGGCGATCATCATGGCGAGTCTTTGGACGATCACGCACGGGGCAAGGATCCTCATATCTGGCTGGATCCCAATCTGGTGAAAATCCAGGCGAAAACCATTTGCCATGCGCTAATCGACCTGGATCCCGAGGGAAAGGCTTTTTACGAAGCCAACCTGGAAAGCTTTTTAAAGGGGCTGGACGGTCTGGACCGTGAAATCTCCCAGGCTTTAAAGCCTGTCAAGGGGAGCACGGTCTTTGTGTTCCATCCGGCATACGGCTACTTGTGCGACGCCTACGGGTTGAAGCAACTGGCCGTTGAGTTGGAAGGAAAAACGCCCAAAGGCCGGGAGCTGGCCCAGTTTATCGCCAAAGCCAAAAAGGACAACGTGCGGGTGATCTTCGTCCAGCCCCAGTTTGACAAGAACGCGGCGGAAAACATCGCCCGATCCATTAACGGCGCGGTTCTTGCCCTGAATCCGTTGGCGCGGGACTACTTTACCAACATGAAGAGCATGGCGACAGCCATTTCCCAGGCATTGAGCCAATAA
- the lnt gene encoding apolipoprotein N-acyltransferase encodes MAVFFKESIKGPLIRLMAAMCSGVLLTLAYPQADLWWIAWFAFLPLLFAVRNKSWSAAFGLGFLTGLIHNIGLVYWVDGVMRQYGGIPWYASFPLLFLLAVYLSVYMGLFAAFTRKGPVRPLRSLFFAPALWVCLEYARTYLITGFPWGLLGHTQYQNLEIIQIADLTGAYGVSALIILVNYGLYLLGASLYSGTLFGPTLSRTRGMLAILLTGMIVGGAYYYGVLRLDQVKQSCKNAEAIEVAVIQGNIDQNIKWNPAYQEHTVDTYVRLTKSAVSPKTELAIWPESAMPFYFSATEPFLTARVLNEAREDNLYLLTGSMSFERTEKDPIFYNSAFLIGQNGKVLGKYDKAHLVPWGEYVPLKKYMPFINNLVEQVSDFSPGRKGEALPANGVNLGVLICYEIIFPSLARHQVLDGANLLVTITNDAWFGRSSAPYQHFSTAVFRAVENRRAVARAANTGVSGFIDPTGKILAATNLFVEDTRTTSLPLLKTGTLYTELGDLFAFICMGLVIILMFAGPKTK; translated from the coding sequence GTGGCGGTTTTTTTCAAGGAAAGCATAAAAGGCCCACTGATCCGTTTAATGGCAGCCATGTGCTCGGGCGTGCTCCTGACCTTGGCTTATCCCCAGGCGGATTTATGGTGGATCGCATGGTTCGCCTTTCTGCCTCTCTTGTTCGCCGTGCGCAACAAATCATGGAGCGCGGCTTTCGGCCTGGGATTCCTGACCGGCCTGATTCATAATATTGGACTGGTTTACTGGGTGGACGGAGTCATGCGTCAATACGGGGGGATTCCATGGTACGCCTCATTTCCCTTATTGTTCCTGCTGGCCGTTTATTTATCCGTCTACATGGGCCTGTTTGCCGCGTTCACACGAAAAGGCCCTGTCCGGCCCTTGCGTAGTCTGTTTTTTGCGCCGGCCTTATGGGTGTGCCTGGAGTACGCCCGCACCTATCTCATCACCGGTTTTCCATGGGGGCTTTTGGGCCACACCCAATATCAAAATCTTGAAATCATCCAGATTGCCGACCTGACGGGCGCCTATGGCGTTTCCGCCCTAATCATCCTGGTCAACTACGGCCTATACCTTTTGGGAGCGTCCCTGTATTCGGGCACGCTGTTCGGCCCCACGTTATCCAGGACGCGAGGAATGCTGGCCATTTTGCTCACCGGCATGATTGTGGGCGGCGCCTATTATTACGGAGTGCTCCGCCTGGACCAGGTGAAGCAATCCTGCAAAAACGCCGAGGCCATAGAAGTCGCCGTGATCCAGGGCAATATCGACCAGAACATCAAGTGGAACCCGGCCTATCAGGAGCACACCGTAGACACCTATGTCCGCCTTACCAAAAGCGCCGTAAGCCCCAAGACGGAATTGGCGATCTGGCCCGAAAGCGCCATGCCTTTTTATTTTTCGGCCACAGAGCCTTTTTTAACGGCCCGCGTGCTGAACGAAGCCCGGGAAGACAATCTATATCTGCTTACGGGCAGCATGTCTTTTGAGCGCACGGAAAAAGACCCGATTTTTTACAACAGCGCCTTTCTAATCGGGCAAAACGGCAAAGTCCTCGGTAAGTACGACAAAGCCCATTTGGTCCCTTGGGGGGAATACGTGCCCCTGAAAAAGTACATGCCCTTTATCAATAACCTGGTGGAGCAAGTCAGCGACTTTTCCCCGGGACGAAAAGGCGAAGCCCTGCCCGCCAACGGGGTGAACCTGGGCGTCCTCATTTGCTACGAAATTATTTTCCCCTCCCTTGCCCGGCATCAGGTCCTTGACGGCGCCAATCTGCTGGTGACCATCACAAACGACGCCTGGTTCGGAAGATCCAGCGCCCCCTACCAGCATTTTTCCACCGCGGTTTTCCGCGCCGTGGAAAATCGTAGAGCCGTGGCCAGGGCGGCCAACACGGGCGTCAGCGGTTTCATCGATCCCACGGGCAAAATTTTGGCGGCCACGAACCTGTTCGTCGAGGATACCAGAACAACAAGCCTTCCGCTTCTAAAAACCGGGACCCTGTATACGGAACTGGGCGATCTCTTCGCTTTCATCTGCATGGGATTGGTGATTATTCTCATGTTCGCCGGCCCAAAAACCAAGTGA
- a CDS encoding AAA family ATPase — translation MPHSQAREICSRVTANIETVMRGQAKSIRLLMAGFASGGHVLLEDVPGTGKTTLAKALALSVDLDFSRIQFTPDLLPSDILGVSVFDQKENAFNFHKGPIFTNILLADEINRSSPRTQSALLEAMAESQVSIDGKLRRLENVFFVIATQNPVETSGTYPLPEAQMDRFSLQFSLGYVSPEVEVSIMSDQGARHPLEQLGPCVGMEEVLTLRSQVQQVAISEELKRYIVDLVGATRKEEGILMGASPRASLALMKVSQALALIDNQSFVSPDHIQEVAVSVIAHRMVMDPQARFSGQTTRAVVENILKRVPVPA, via the coding sequence ATGCCTCATTCCCAGGCGCGGGAAATCTGCTCCCGCGTTACCGCGAACATAGAAACGGTCATGCGCGGCCAGGCTAAATCCATTCGTTTACTCATGGCGGGATTCGCCAGCGGCGGGCATGTATTGCTGGAGGACGTCCCGGGCACGGGCAAAACCACCCTGGCCAAGGCCCTGGCCCTTTCCGTGGACCTGGATTTTTCCCGGATTCAGTTTACCCCGGATTTGCTGCCTTCGGACATCCTGGGGGTGTCGGTTTTCGATCAAAAGGAAAACGCCTTTAATTTTCATAAAGGCCCTATATTCACGAATATTCTTTTGGCTGACGAAATCAACCGCAGCTCCCCCAGGACTCAAAGCGCCTTGCTGGAAGCCATGGCCGAAAGCCAGGTCAGCATCGACGGAAAGCTGCGCAGGCTGGAAAACGTGTTTTTTGTGATCGCCACCCAAAACCCCGTGGAAACCTCCGGAACCTACCCCCTTCCCGAAGCCCAGATGGATCGGTTCTCGCTTCAATTTTCCCTCGGATACGTGAGCCCCGAGGTGGAGGTCTCCATTATGTCGGACCAGGGCGCCAGGCATCCGTTGGAGCAGTTAGGTCCATGCGTGGGCATGGAAGAGGTTTTGACGTTGCGCAGCCAGGTTCAACAGGTGGCCATCAGCGAAGAGCTTAAGCGCTACATCGTGGATCTGGTGGGCGCCACGCGGAAGGAGGAAGGCATCCTCATGGGCGCCAGCCCCCGGGCGTCCCTGGCTTTGATGAAGGTTTCCCAAGCCCTTGCGCTGATAGACAACCAAAGTTTCGTCTCTCCGGACCATATCCAGGAGGTCGCCGTGTCCGTGATCGCCCACAGAATGGTCATGGATCCCCAGGCCAGATTCTCCGGGCAAACAACAAGGGCCGTGGTGGAAAACATACTCAAAAGGGTTCCGGTTCCTGCTTGA
- a CDS encoding SCP2 sterol-binding domain-containing protein, which produces MTESMCITLRLDVKELMTEFIPKVAREFMRHAGTGAQFQGAELSLVVEISGKPYFYVFKDGEELSAGEGDLDSPTARICIDLKDMERLICMKNIDLFVGLPADSAARAGKKQSAVKEVKGLLGLELTNDDDSVSKVSVILNNAREPNAVFKLTMKDARKLMSGKQNPVSMFMSGQLRIDGDIGFAMALQPLFT; this is translated from the coding sequence ATGACCGAATCCATGTGCATCACCCTCAGGCTGGATGTAAAGGAACTCATGACCGAGTTCATTCCCAAGGTCGCCCGGGAGTTTATGCGCCACGCCGGCACGGGCGCCCAGTTTCAAGGCGCTGAATTGTCCCTGGTCGTGGAGATTTCCGGGAAGCCGTATTTTTATGTCTTCAAAGACGGAGAGGAGCTGTCGGCCGGGGAAGGGGACCTTGACTCGCCCACGGCCCGGATTTGCATAGACCTGAAAGACATGGAACGGCTTATTTGCATGAAAAACATCGACCTGTTTGTGGGGCTGCCCGCAGACAGCGCAGCCAGGGCCGGGAAGAAGCAGTCTGCCGTTAAGGAGGTCAAAGGGCTGTTGGGGCTGGAACTGACCAATGACGACGACAGCGTCAGCAAGGTCAGCGTCATACTGAACAACGCCAGGGAGCCCAACGCCGTATTTAAACTGACCATGAAAGACGCCCGAAAATTAATGTCAGGCAAACAAAACCCCGTCAGCATGTTCATGAGCGGCCAGCTTCGCATTGACGGCGACATCGGGTTTGCCATGGCTCTTCAACCATTGTTCACCTGA
- a CDS encoding permease, giving the protein MEKPTIHLTPIHPVCGHEHAEPKSGRAGLWIQGLFLFAAALFFILWGRREEFQTFSIIFSSIVLEAFPFMLLGALIGGLIEVFAPREKIANLLPNRPVLTIFLAAGLGLIFPVCECAIVPVVRRLVKKGLPLGAAVAYLLGGPIVNPLVAASTLAAYGMMWKVAAIRLFLGFAIASAAGVLMDMFFTREQAILPENHVGCDCCHDSHDGGGFFHRLRAGLVHGAEDFFDIGRFLIIGAFVAALMQTMISRDLFAAAVGVPVFSILLMMVLAVVLSLCSEADAFVAASFRYTGMPFSAQMAFMVLGPMLDIKLMLMYLSLFKKRAIITLSALTAGLVFFSLLVMEYISL; this is encoded by the coding sequence ATGGAAAAACCGACTATTCATTTAACGCCTATCCACCCTGTTTGCGGGCATGAGCACGCCGAGCCCAAGTCCGGCCGCGCCGGCTTGTGGATTCAAGGCTTGTTTTTGTTCGCTGCGGCGCTCTTTTTCATTTTGTGGGGAAGGCGGGAGGAATTTCAGACCTTCAGCATTATTTTTTCGTCCATTGTTCTGGAAGCCTTTCCCTTCATGCTCCTGGGCGCACTCATCGGAGGCTTGATTGAAGTCTTCGCCCCCCGGGAGAAAATCGCCAATCTGCTGCCCAACCGGCCGGTGTTGACCATTTTTCTGGCTGCGGGACTGGGCTTGATCTTTCCCGTGTGCGAGTGCGCCATCGTCCCGGTGGTGAGGCGCCTTGTGAAAAAAGGCCTGCCTTTGGGCGCGGCCGTGGCTTATTTGCTGGGCGGCCCCATTGTAAATCCCCTGGTAGCGGCGTCCACCCTGGCGGCCTACGGCATGATGTGGAAGGTCGCCGCGATCCGGCTTTTTTTGGGCTTCGCCATCGCCTCGGCGGCGGGAGTCCTCATGGACATGTTCTTCACAAGGGAACAGGCCATCCTGCCGGAAAATCACGTAGGATGCGACTGCTGCCATGACTCCCATGACGGCGGGGGATTTTTCCACCGGCTCCGTGCGGGCCTGGTTCACGGGGCGGAGGATTTTTTCGACATAGGCCGATTCCTGATCATCGGGGCCTTTGTGGCGGCGCTCATGCAGACCATGATCTCACGGGATCTTTTCGCCGCCGCCGTAGGCGTCCCGGTCTTCTCCATCCTGCTTATGATGGTCCTGGCCGTAGTCCTGAGCCTGTGCAGCGAGGCGGACGCCTTCGTCGCCGCGTCGTTCCGGTATACGGGCATGCCTTTTTCCGCCCAGATGGCCTTTATGGTTCTGGGTCCCATGCTGGATATCAAATTGATGCTTATGTATTTAAGTTTGTTTAAAAAACGGGCGATCATCACACTTAGCGCACTGACCGCAGGACTGGTCTTTTTCAGCTTGCTTGTCATGGAGTACATCAGCCTATGA
- a CDS encoding TetR/AcrR family transcriptional regulator, whose translation MQGKSSKTAQPDKTEQKRAEILAAAMDAFAENGYHATKISDIAQRLGMGHGTFYRYFENKLDIFISVIDLIIGKVASIVESDYPTATNSAEEYHQQIIRLGERIFEVFREDMRFGPILFYEALGVDPALNARMEALLDAIAQATELYFINGVKKGFLRQDLDTLILSKAITGVLVAGVRDVMAASDPEAVTKRWSRTIAGLMINGMG comes from the coding sequence ATGCAAGGAAAAAGCTCAAAAACCGCCCAGCCCGACAAGACGGAACAAAAACGGGCTGAAATACTGGCCGCGGCCATGGACGCCTTTGCGGAAAACGGATATCACGCCACCAAGATATCCGACATCGCCCAGCGGCTCGGCATGGGCCACGGAACCTTTTACCGGTATTTTGAAAACAAACTGGACATCTTCATTTCGGTCATCGATCTGATTATCGGCAAGGTCGCGTCCATCGTGGAGTCGGACTATCCCACGGCGACCAACTCCGCCGAAGAATACCACCAGCAGATCATCCGTCTGGGCGAACGCATCTTTGAAGTGTTCCGGGAGGATATGCGGTTCGGCCCCATCCTTTTTTACGAAGCCCTGGGCGTGGACCCGGCTTTAAACGCGAGGATGGAAGCCCTGCTGGACGCCATCGCCCAGGCCACGGAGTTGTATTTCATCAACGGGGTTAAAAAGGGATTTTTACGCCAGGATCTGGACACGCTCATCCTGTCCAAGGCGATCACCGGAGTGTTGGTCGCCGGTGTGCGCGACGTGATGGCCGCGTCCGATCCGGAAGCCGTGACCAAGCGCTGGTCCAGGACCATCGCAGGACTCATGATCAACGGCATGGGCTGA